In Erwinia pyrifoliae DSM 12163, the genomic window GCACAGTGAGAAGGCACGCTGACCGGCAACGGTAATGCACGCTTGGCACCGGCAGCTTTACATGCTGCACCCGCGCGCTCCACCGCTTCTTTATTGCCCGCAATCACTACCTGGCCCGGCGAGTTGAAATTCACCGGCGACACCACCTGCCCCTGCGCGGATTCTTCACAAGCTCGGGCAATTGATTCATCGTCCAGACCAATGATAGCCTGCATCGCGCCAGTTCCTTCAGGAACGGCTTCCTGCATCAGTTTGCCGCGCAGCTCTACCAGTTTTATTGCATCTGCAAACGCAATGACGCCTGCACAAACCAGCGCACTGTACTCACCAAGGCTATGCCCTGCAAGTATTGCGGGCGCTTTTCCGCCTTTTTCCTGCCAAACGCGGAAAATGGCAACAGAGGCAGCCAGCAAGGCGGGCTGAGTTTGCCAGGTTTTGTTCAATTCTGCAGCAGAGCCTTGCTGCACCAGCTGCCAGAGGTCGTAACCCAGTGCATCAGAGGCTTCACGGAAGGTTTTCTCTACCAGGGGATTGGCCACAGACAGATCGGCCAGCATGCCTGTTGTTTGTGAACCCTGTCCCGGGAATACCATTGCAAATTGCGTCATTGTTATTTCCTGTTAATCGCCATTACTTTTTTTATCAAAAGCGAACCAGCGCCGAACCCCAGGTAAACCCGCCACCAAAAGCTTCCAGCAGAACCAGCTGCCCACGCTGAATACGACCATCGCGTACCGCTTCATCCAGCGCCGAAGGAACCGAAGCCGCAGACGTATTGCCATGGCGGTCAAGCGTTACCACGACTTTGTCCATATCCATACCCAGCTTGCGGGCGGTGGCGTTGATAATGCGCAGATTAGCCTGATGCGGTACCAGCCAGTCAATCGCGGTGCGATCAAGGTTATTCGCCTGCAGGGTTTCTTCAACGATATGCGCCAGCTCGGTCACAGCAACTTTAAATACTTCATTGCCGGCCATGGTGACATAAGACGGGTTTTCCTGACGTTGGCGATCCTGATTAGTCAGCGTTAACAGCTGGCCATAGCGCCCGTCCGCGTGCAGGTGGGTAGAGATAATGCCCTGCTCTTCGCTGGCTCCCAGCACCACGGCTCCGGCTCCGTCACCGAACAAAATCAGGGTGCTGCGATCGTTGGGATCCAGCATACGTGCCAATACGTCGGCACCGATCACCAGCGCATTTTTGACCACACCATTTTTGATGTACTGATCGGCCACGCTTAAGGC contains:
- a CDS encoding beta-ketoacyl-ACP synthase III, which produces MYTKIIGTGSYLPEQVRTNADLEKMVDTSDEWIVTRTGIHERRIAGPDETVATMGFQAAMRALEMSGIDKNDIGLIVVATTSSSHAFPSSACMIQQMLGIDDAASFDLAAACAGFTYALSVADQYIKNGVVKNALVIGADVLARMLDPNDRSTLILFGDGAGAVVLGASEEQGIISTHLHADGRYGQLLTLTNQDRQRQENPSYVTMAGNEVFKVAVTELAHIVEETLQANNLDRTAIDWLVPHQANLRIINATARKLGMDMDKVVVTLDRHGNTSAASVPSALDEAVRDGRIQRGQLVLLEAFGGGFTWGSALVRF
- the fabD gene encoding ACP S-malonyltransferase, whose amino-acid sequence is MTQFAMVFPGQGSQTTGMLADLSVANPLVEKTFREASDALGYDLWQLVQQGSAAELNKTWQTQPALLAASVAIFRVWQEKGGKAPAILAGHSLGEYSALVCAGVIAFADAIKLVELRGKLMQEAVPEGTGAMQAIIGLDDESIARACEESAQGQVVSPVNFNSPGQVVIAGNKEAVERAGAACKAAGAKRALPLPVSVPSHCALMKPAADKLAVALQQLTFNAPVFPVVNNVDVKIETAPEAIRSALVRQLYSPVRWTESVEFIARQGVTTLLEAGPGKVLTGLTKRIVDALTAAAVNDQASLSAALEQ